AGTTGTTTTATCAGTTCGTtcgtttcttttttattttttagattttaatgaTCTAGTGGCTATGGTCTTTCTTTTCCAGGTTATCTAGTCTCAGTTGATTCCTATATGAATTTGCAGGTGCACTTTCTAAATCATTTCGTAGATGTTTGTTTGCTCTTGTTAGGGTTATTGTTTGCCTAGCTATTGACATTGCTTTTCGTGTTTATGGATCTCTCTGTAGCTGGCTAATACTGAAGAATACATTGAGGGACAATTTACCGGAAACTTGGGAGAAATTTTAATCAGGTATGTGTTTTATCCAGATTTTGTATGTGTGGATGCATTCTATATAAATTTTCTATGGTTATGACTATGTCATGAGAATGAAATTGTTGTCTGCATTAGAAGCTATTCTTGTTCTTACCATTTGATTTCTAGCATTTTACGCACATATTTAGACATGATAACATGGTATGGACATTGttaattaaattgttatttCAAGATTGCTTACCTAACCAATGTGGCATTTGTACATTTAGAAGATTTGGGAATTTGATCCAGAATTTGAGTATCTGGGTTAAACCTATTGTAGGGGGAAACTTTCATTTAgcaagtttattttatttggttgCAGTGACCTCTTTGATTAGTTTGTGACTAAATTTCTTAGACGAACTAATTATGTTTGTTTTTACTGTTTTGTATTTCTAGATGCAACAATGTTCTCTACCTTCGAGGTGTGCCTGAAGATGAAGAAATAGATGCTGCTGCAGAAGACTAGAATGAT
The genomic region above belongs to Arachis duranensis cultivar V14167 chromosome 3, aradu.V14167.gnm2.J7QH, whole genome shotgun sequence and contains:
- the LOC107481658 gene encoding probable small nuclear ribonucleoprotein F, translating into MATIPVNPKPFLNNLTGKQVIVKLKWGMEYKGYLVSVDSYMNLQLANTEEYIEGQFTGNLGEILIRCNNVLYLRGVPEDEEIDAAAED